The following are encoded together in the Nocardia sp. XZ_19_385 genome:
- a CDS encoding amino acid permease — translation MSTTDDERRLAELGYKQELARSWSGFSNFAISFTIVSILTGGLASYGIGLANGGPITMAWGWPLVSIMVLFIGLAMAELASAYPTSGGLYWWASELGGPVWGWFTGWFNLIGQIAVTAAIDYGAAIFTTSVLNVIGIEIGTDRTAIFMVFAAILVLHAVLNAIGPHLSAVINNISAWWHVAGVAVFVLVLGIGAENHQSIGFVFTETVDNSAVGFGGVAFSFLLGLLHAQYTFTGYDASAHMSEETHDAARTAAKGIVNTIIVSAVAGYLLIMAVTFAIPNLDDALDPEKNNGYPVIYILENSLNSFWSGTLLIIAAAAQLFCGYASVTSASRMLFAFARDGAVPGSALWSKLSVRKVPVNAVLFISFFAFLLLIPSMLVPAANAPVAYAAATSVATIGLYIAYGIPILLRQRHGSRFRTGPWQLGPWYRPIGIVALIWIALISVLFILPTDDRGYPWNDEFTWTVVNYAPLTLVAVVGAIGIWWFVSARRWFTGPKRNVAEPPDTAETPVGA, via the coding sequence ATGAGCACTACCGATGACGAACGCCGGCTCGCCGAACTCGGCTACAAACAGGAACTGGCGCGATCCTGGTCCGGATTTTCCAATTTCGCGATCAGTTTCACCATTGTCTCGATCCTGACCGGCGGTCTCGCCAGTTACGGCATCGGCTTGGCCAACGGCGGCCCGATCACCATGGCGTGGGGCTGGCCACTGGTCTCGATCATGGTGTTGTTCATCGGCCTGGCCATGGCCGAATTGGCTTCGGCCTACCCGACTTCCGGCGGCCTCTATTGGTGGGCCTCCGAACTCGGCGGCCCGGTGTGGGGCTGGTTCACCGGCTGGTTCAATCTCATCGGCCAGATCGCGGTGACCGCCGCCATCGATTACGGCGCCGCTATCTTCACCACCTCGGTGCTGAATGTGATCGGCATCGAGATCGGCACCGACCGCACCGCGATCTTCATGGTCTTCGCCGCCATCCTGGTGCTGCACGCGGTGCTGAACGCCATCGGCCCGCACCTGTCCGCGGTCATCAACAATATTTCGGCCTGGTGGCATGTGGCCGGTGTCGCGGTATTCGTGCTGGTGCTCGGTATCGGCGCGGAAAACCATCAGAGCATCGGCTTCGTGTTCACCGAAACCGTCGACAACAGCGCCGTCGGATTCGGCGGTGTCGCATTCAGTTTCCTGCTCGGCCTGCTGCACGCGCAGTACACCTTCACCGGTTACGACGCGTCGGCGCACATGAGCGAGGAAACCCACGACGCGGCCCGGACGGCGGCCAAAGGGATCGTCAACACCATCATCGTGTCGGCGGTCGCGGGTTATCTGCTCATCATGGCGGTCACCTTCGCGATCCCGAATCTCGACGACGCCCTGGACCCGGAGAAGAACAACGGCTACCCGGTGATCTACATCCTGGAGAATTCGCTGAATTCCTTCTGGTCCGGCACGCTGCTGATCATCGCCGCGGCGGCTCAATTGTTCTGCGGCTACGCCTCGGTCACCTCCGCTTCCCGCATGCTGTTCGCGTTCGCGCGCGACGGCGCGGTGCCCGGTTCGGCGCTGTGGTCGAAATTGTCGGTCCGCAAGGTCCCGGTGAACGCGGTGCTGTTCATTTCCTTCTTCGCGTTCCTGCTGCTGATCCCGTCCATGCTGGTCCCCGCGGCGAACGCGCCCGTCGCCTATGCCGCCGCCACCTCGGTCGCCACCATCGGCCTCTATATCGCCTACGGCATCCCGATTCTGCTGCGTCAACGGCACGGCAGCCGATTCCGCACCGGCCCTTGGCAACTCGGCCCCTGGTATCGGCCTATCGGCATCGTCGCCCTGATCTGGATCGCCCTGATCAGTGTGCTGTTCATCCTGCCCACCGACGACCGCGGCTACCCGTGGAACGACGAATTCACTTGGACGGTAGTCAATTACGCCCCCCTCACCCTGGTGGCGGTGGTCGGCGCGATCGGCATCTGGTGGTTCGTTTCGGCCCGCCGCTGGTTCACCGGACCCAAACGTAATGTGGCCGAGCCGCCGGATACCGCCGAAACCCCGGTCGGCGCCTAA
- a CDS encoding carboxymuconolactone decarboxylase family protein, translating to MIIDVPEGKDPIGYVWGEMVPGIGIPASGFSLAVYEHTTLGLREFEAARLRIAQINGCIFCLDWRTERDGLKVEEGFADAVTDWRTSDILDERSRLAAEYAERYAVDHHNLDDEFWQRMFAQYTQAEVVELSMSIGSWLAFGRLNRVLGLDAACVLPGH from the coding sequence GTGATCATCGATGTACCCGAGGGCAAGGACCCGATCGGCTATGTGTGGGGCGAAATGGTGCCGGGCATCGGCATTCCCGCCTCCGGCTTCTCGCTGGCGGTCTACGAGCACACCACCCTCGGACTGCGTGAATTCGAGGCCGCGCGGCTGCGCATCGCGCAGATCAACGGCTGCATCTTCTGCCTGGACTGGCGTACCGAACGCGACGGGCTGAAGGTCGAGGAAGGCTTCGCGGATGCGGTAACCGACTGGCGCACAAGCGATATCCTCGACGAGCGGAGCCGTTTGGCGGCGGAATACGCCGAACGCTACGCCGTCGACCACCACAACCTGGACGACGAATTCTGGCAGCGGATGTTCGCGCAGTACACCCAGGCCGAGGTGGTGGAGCTGTCCATGAGCATCGGCTCCTGGCTCGCCTTCGGCCGCCTCAATCGCGTGCTCGGCCTCGACGCCGCCTGCGTGCTGCCGGGGCACTAG
- a CDS encoding dihydrodipicolinate reductase — protein sequence MIPTVVWGTGNMGRAAIRAIDAHPELELAGVLVHNPGKVGRDAGSLAGLDYELGVAATDDIDGVLAASPRAIVYAASGDIRPDDALADIMKAIGAGAVVVSPAVYALYDPRSATPEVRQPVLDAIAAGGGSLFVSGVDPGWGNDVLPLLISGLAGTVDVVRCQEIFDYTTYDQPDSVRWLVGMGQPMEYEPPMLAPSVPTMVWGGQVRLLARGLGVELDEIRETVDRRALDATVTTKLMGDFDAGTQGAIRFEVQGIVAGEPRIIIEHVTRIHADCARDWPLPPDGEGAHRVIIEGRPHIEVSIECSDEGGNRSAGGNATAAGRLVNAIPWLTAADPGLYDALDVPLTPAVGKLGRKNP from the coding sequence ATGATCCCCACTGTGGTATGGGGCACCGGCAATATGGGGCGTGCGGCCATTCGTGCCATCGACGCCCACCCGGAGCTCGAACTGGCTGGTGTGCTGGTGCACAACCCCGGCAAAGTAGGCCGAGACGCGGGTTCGCTCGCCGGTCTCGACTACGAACTGGGGGTCGCCGCCACCGACGACATCGACGGGGTACTCGCCGCGAGCCCGCGCGCGATCGTGTACGCGGCCTCCGGCGACATCCGCCCCGATGACGCGCTCGCCGACATCATGAAAGCCATCGGTGCGGGCGCGGTGGTTGTCTCGCCCGCGGTGTACGCGCTCTACGATCCGCGCAGTGCCACACCGGAAGTCCGGCAGCCGGTGCTCGACGCGATCGCGGCCGGCGGCGGTTCGCTGTTCGTCTCCGGCGTCGACCCGGGCTGGGGCAACGATGTGCTGCCGCTGCTGATCAGCGGCCTGGCCGGCACCGTGGACGTGGTCCGTTGCCAGGAGATCTTCGACTACACCACCTACGACCAGCCCGACTCGGTGCGCTGGCTGGTCGGCATGGGCCAGCCGATGGAATACGAGCCGCCGATGCTGGCCCCCTCGGTGCCGACCATGGTGTGGGGCGGGCAGGTTCGGCTGCTGGCTCGCGGGCTCGGCGTCGAACTCGACGAGATCCGCGAGACCGTGGATCGCCGCGCCCTGGACGCGACCGTGACCACAAAGCTCATGGGCGATTTCGACGCCGGGACGCAGGGTGCGATCCGGTTCGAGGTGCAGGGCATCGTCGCCGGCGAGCCGCGCATCATCATCGAGCACGTCACCCGCATCCACGCGGACTGCGCCCGGGACTGGCCGCTGCCGCCCGACGGTGAGGGCGCGCACCGCGTGATCATCGAGGGCCGCCCGCACATCGAGGTCAGCATCGAATGCTCCGACGAGGGCGGCAACCGGTCGGCGGGCGGAAACGCCACGGCCGCAGGCAGATTGGTGAACGCCATTCCCTGGCTGACCGCGGCCGACCCCGGCCTCTACGACGCACTGGACGTGCCGCTTACTCCGGCGGTCGGCAAACTCGGAAGGAAGAATCCGTGA
- a CDS encoding MarR family winged helix-turn-helix transcriptional regulator: MSDELPRGDAILAIQRELTAFARRARGRAAELHPELSLVAASILDLLIERDGCQASEVAEHFLLDKSTVSRQIAALEKLGYLTREVDPANRRNLRLHPTAEGRRVAGAAEAARRAAFAVRFEDWPDGDLARLAQYLTRYNATP; the protein is encoded by the coding sequence ATGTCGGACGAGCTGCCACGAGGGGACGCGATCCTCGCCATCCAGCGCGAACTCACGGCCTTCGCGCGCCGCGCTCGGGGTCGCGCCGCCGAGCTGCATCCGGAATTGTCGCTGGTCGCGGCGAGCATTCTGGACCTGCTCATCGAGCGCGACGGTTGTCAGGCCAGCGAGGTCGCCGAGCATTTCCTGCTCGACAAGTCGACGGTGAGCAGGCAGATCGCGGCCCTGGAAAAACTCGGATACCTGACCCGGGAGGTGGATCCGGCCAACCGCCGCAATCTGCGGTTGCACCCGACAGCGGAGGGTCGCCGGGTAGCGGGTGCGGCCGAAGCCGCGCGGCGAGCGGCGTTCGCGGTGCGATTCGAAGACTGGCCCGACGGCGACCTGGCTCGCTTGGCGCAGTACCTCACCCGGTACAACGCCACCCCCTGA
- a CDS encoding tetratricopeptide repeat protein: MYEPYSHLSAQNSADHLPLAARYQSADPIRWHGSLVYPMYSEQFGPAPTTLTMYTVSAAPPNGLRGHGIGLSVTDGYIGIEGRQLGGVDVWSDVLSGGVTFDLTPTSPKAMFTLTPVWVDETGAQKSWIGNYGIVIEDSPDGRMVLWCSVGEGPPNFANLVIGMDTSAAAPRSWFAAEPGIEQPGHSVGGQVAQSAAPIPVSQQWFETAGQIIAEPAPQPTPQPATPAIGSPEWFAASGLPDPRTDADAYTPGRAWNTGNGARPPQSASAPANEQAWYADATPAATQQDWFAAGRPAEPEQFAGYGMPGQAPNWPADPNQSASAPITGQNGFGADWQSRFEPDQFADRTEPTLGPARQATAVEPGWQAPAPEPGSQAPGREPGWQAPGREPGLPAPAREPGLQAPVLEPGSQAPAREHGWRAPGHEPGLQAAALEPTSQAPVQEPGLLTSARGLAWQAGREPGSQAPGQEPGMQTPVREPASQAPAQEPGMLTSARGLAWQAGREPGSQAPGQEPGMQTPVREPASQAPDREPKLHASALEPGLQALAREPGLQASGLTPGPQTSGLTPGPQTSSLTPGPQTSSLNPGPQASAREPGSHASVLEPGSQASAREPRWQVSGRELGQLAESPGASAPGGVERDWFGNERPAQTSSWAGAGQPGSSAAQSWDAAARQPTVGTGTGTGTGTGTGTGTERNIAPPATGVGDWMFAAQQASYESIQAVSSAGQWAPGELPGHTGDTEWQAGSRRGQDPDTGMRGALYDLGVAMYTRGEEDQACGLWAQAAEAGHAAAAYDLGVVRFRRGDIGEAERWWRTAADRREPRAMAGLAELLDRQGNSAEARVWRACAAEGRSEVDQSA; this comes from the coding sequence ATGTACGAGCCGTATTCGCACCTGTCTGCCCAGAATTCGGCCGACCACCTACCGCTAGCCGCTCGCTACCAATCCGCCGACCCCATCCGATGGCACGGCAGCCTGGTCTATCCCATGTACTCCGAGCAGTTCGGCCCCGCGCCCACCACGCTCACCATGTACACGGTCTCGGCCGCGCCGCCGAACGGGCTGCGTGGGCACGGCATCGGCCTGTCGGTCACCGACGGATACATCGGCATCGAGGGCCGCCAACTCGGCGGCGTCGACGTGTGGAGCGACGTGCTCTCCGGCGGCGTCACCTTCGACCTCACCCCCACCAGCCCGAAGGCGATGTTCACGCTGACGCCGGTATGGGTCGACGAAACCGGCGCGCAGAAATCGTGGATCGGCAACTACGGCATCGTCATCGAGGACTCCCCCGACGGGCGCATGGTGCTGTGGTGCAGCGTCGGCGAGGGGCCGCCCAATTTCGCGAACTTGGTCATCGGCATGGACACCTCCGCCGCCGCACCGCGCAGTTGGTTCGCCGCCGAGCCCGGAATAGAGCAGCCCGGGCATTCGGTCGGCGGTCAGGTCGCCCAGTCGGCCGCGCCGATCCCGGTGTCGCAGCAATGGTTCGAAACAGCCGGGCAGATCATCGCCGAACCGGCACCCCAACCGACACCCCAACCGGCCACGCCCGCAATCGGCTCCCCGGAATGGTTCGCCGCCAGCGGGCTGCCGGACCCGCGCACCGACGCCGACGCCTACACGCCGGGCCGAGCATGGAACACCGGCAACGGCGCGCGTCCGCCGCAATCCGCCAGCGCTCCGGCGAATGAGCAGGCCTGGTACGCCGACGCGACGCCCGCTGCCACGCAGCAGGATTGGTTCGCGGCGGGCAGGCCGGCCGAGCCGGAACAATTCGCTGGATACGGCATGCCCGGGCAAGCGCCGAACTGGCCCGCGGATCCAAACCAGTCCGCGAGCGCCCCGATTACCGGCCAGAACGGCTTCGGCGCCGACTGGCAGTCACGCTTCGAACCGGATCAGTTCGCGGACAGAACCGAACCGACGCTGGGGCCGGCGCGGCAGGCGACGGCAGTGGAGCCGGGGTGGCAAGCACCAGCGCCGGAGCCGGGGTCGCAGGCACCGGGTCGGGAACCTGGTTGGCAGGCGCCAGGTCGAGAGCCGGGGCTGCCGGCACCCGCTCGCGAGCCAGGATTGCAGGCGCCGGTTCTGGAACCAGGGTCGCAGGCACCCGCGCGGGAGCATGGGTGGCGGGCACCAGGTCACGAGCCAGGGCTGCAGGCTGCGGCTCTGGAGCCAACATCGCAGGCACCCGTGCAGGAGCCGGGGCTGCTGACGTCGGCTCGGGGACTTGCCTGGCAGGCAGGTCGGGAACCTGGGTCGCAGGCACCGGGCCAGGAGCCGGGGATGCAGACACCAGTTCGGGAGCCAGCATCCCAGGCACCCGCGCAAGAGCCCGGGATGCTGACGTCGGCTCGGGGGCTGGCCTGGCAGGCAGGCCGGGAACCTGGGTCGCAGGCACCGGGCCAGGAGCCGGGGATGCAGACACCAGTTCGGGAGCCAGCATCGCAGGCACCCGATCGGGAGCCGAAGCTGCACGCGTCGGCTCTGGAGCCGGGGCTGCAGGCCTTGGCTCGGGAGCCGGGGCTGCAGGCGTCGGGCCTGACTCCGGGGCCGCAGACGTCGGGCCTGACTCCAGGACCGCAGACGTCGAGTCTGACTCCAGGACCGCAGACGTCGAGTCTGAATCCAGGACCGCAGGCCTCGGCTCGGGAGCCAGGGTCGCACGCTTCAGTTCTGGAACCAGGGTCGCAGGCGTCGGCTCGGGAGCCGAGGTGGCAGGTCTCAGGTCGGGAACTCGGGCAGTTGGCGGAGTCTCCCGGAGCATCGGCGCCGGGTGGCGTGGAGCGGGACTGGTTCGGCAACGAGCGTCCGGCGCAAACCTCCAGTTGGGCAGGGGCTGGCCAGCCGGGGTCTTCGGCAGCGCAGTCCTGGGACGCCGCGGCCCGGCAGCCGACAGTTGGCACTGGCACTGGCACAGGCACAGGCACAGGCACAGGCACAGGCACTGAGCGCAACATTGCACCGCCTGCAACCGGCGTTGGCGACTGGATGTTTGCAGCGCAGCAGGCGTCTTACGAGTCCATTCAGGCCGTGTCGAGCGCCGGGCAGTGGGCGCCGGGCGAGCTTCCCGGACACACCGGCGACACCGAGTGGCAGGCGGGGTCGAGGCGGGGCCAGGATCCCGACACTGGGATGCGCGGTGCCCTGTATGACCTGGGTGTGGCGATGTACACGCGCGGGGAAGAGGATCAGGCGTGCGGGTTATGGGCGCAGGCGGCGGAGGCCGGGCATGCGGCGGCCGCCTACGACCTCGGGGTGGTGCGGTTCCGGCGCGGTGACATCGGGGAAGCGGAACGCTGGTGGCGCACCGCCGCCGACCGCCGCGAACCCCGGGCCATGGCGGGGCTCGCGGAACTGCTCGATCGCCAAGGAAATTCTGCCGAGGCGCGGGTGTGGCGGGCGTGTGCGGCCGAGGGACGCTCGGAGGTCGATCAGTCGGCCTGA
- a CDS encoding NADAR family protein: MSIRSAEELAAFLQHGGKVKYLKFWGHQPQRDGSIGPGSLSQWWPAEFTVDGATFRSAEHYMMWGKAMLFGDTETAERVLAATHPKQAKDLGRQVRGFDEAAWNAERFAIVVAGSVAKFGQDPDLRDYLLRTGERVLVEASPVDRIWGIGLAADDPRVEDPARWRGLNLLGFALMAARDELRAQAD, encoded by the coding sequence GTGAGCATACGTTCAGCCGAGGAGTTGGCTGCCTTCCTTCAGCATGGAGGAAAAGTTAAGTACCTGAAGTTCTGGGGTCACCAGCCGCAGCGGGACGGCAGCATCGGTCCCGGGTCGCTGAGCCAATGGTGGCCCGCGGAATTCACCGTCGACGGAGCGACTTTCCGCAGCGCGGAGCACTACATGATGTGGGGCAAGGCGATGCTGTTCGGCGACACCGAGACGGCCGAGCGAGTGCTGGCGGCAACGCATCCCAAGCAGGCGAAGGACCTCGGCCGCCAGGTGCGCGGGTTCGACGAAGCAGCTTGGAATGCCGAGCGATTCGCGATCGTGGTGGCCGGGAGCGTCGCCAAGTTCGGGCAGGACCCGGACTTGCGGGACTATCTGCTGCGCACCGGCGAGCGAGTGCTGGTGGAGGCCAGCCCGGTGGATCGGATCTGGGGGATCGGCCTGGCCGCCGACGATCCGCGCGTCGAGGATCCGGCGCGCTGGCGCGGCTTGAACCTGCTCGGGTTCGCGCTCATGGCCGCCCGGGACGAACTGCGCGCTCAGGCCGACTGA